In a single window of the Pyrococcus sp. NA2 genome:
- a CDS encoding DUF2101 family protein, with protein sequence MEIDEFLYRIGVAVEKIIRAILAPTPSEKPPKLLVSFIKSKKFTVHEIVSLYLQLCFIAYLIASSLIVFFSSSPLYVIVLSLFYFAYLRYLFLKYSNFLIDDKPYKVFYYGISLISFFSFLGYSVLRSMSPKIIVYYVYIILVGMVVLMFRWYFRAKYGREYTYGTVEEVKNGLVKVFVNDDIAANVKPGYYWLPEVPGIKMGAVVKLLVENRTLRSARPIRILEVLSDKKENNSKDVS encoded by the coding sequence ATGGAAATCGATGAGTTCTTATATCGTATAGGAGTGGCAGTAGAAAAGATCATCAGGGCAATACTAGCTCCGACACCCTCTGAGAAGCCACCAAAACTACTTGTTAGTTTCATCAAGAGTAAAAAGTTCACCGTTCATGAAATTGTGAGCTTATATCTCCAACTATGTTTCATTGCATATCTCATCGCAAGTTCCTTAATAGTCTTCTTCTCATCTTCTCCTCTATATGTTATCGTACTTTCGCTCTTCTACTTTGCTTACTTACGCTACCTCTTTCTTAAATATAGTAATTTCCTAATAGATGACAAACCTTACAAGGTTTTTTACTATGGAATTTCCTTGATATCTTTCTTCTCCTTCTTGGGATATTCTGTGTTAAGGTCAATGTCTCCGAAGATAATTGTTTATTATGTTTACATTATCCTTGTTGGAATGGTTGTACTAATGTTTCGCTGGTATTTTAGGGCAAAATATGGGAGAGAATACACTTATGGAACAGTAGAAGAAGTTAAGAACGGGCTCGTTAAAGTTTTTGTAAACGATGACATAGCGGCTAATGTTAAGCCGGGTTACTATTGGCTTCCTGAAGTTCCAGGAATAAAAATGGGAGCTGTAGTCAAGCTCCTTGTGGAGAATAGAACATTAAGGAGTGCAAGGCCAATTAGAATCCTGGAAGTTCTTTCTGATAAGAAAGAAAACAATTCAAAAGATGTCAGCTAG
- a CDS encoding dicarboxylate/amino acid:cation symporter yields the protein MGVLKRYLEYPVLQKILIGLVLGAIFGLIMGHYGYADAVKTYIKPFGDLFVRLLKMLVMPIVFASLVVGAASISPARLGRVGVKIVVYYLLTSAFAVTLGIIMARIFNPGAGIQLVEAGKQFQPKQAPPLVQTLLNIIPTNPFAALANGKVLPTIFFAIILGIALTYLMNSKDERVRKSAETLFNAINGLAEAMYKIVAGVMQYAPIGVFALIANVMASQGVKVVGELAKVTVAVYVGLALQILLVYFVLLKIFGIDPLKFINKAKDAMLTAFVTRSSSGTLPVTMRVAEEMGISKGIYSFTLPLGATINMDGTALYQGVCTFFIANALGSHLTLGQQLTVVLTAVLASIGTAGVPGAGAIMLAMVLESVGLPLTDPNVAAAYAMILGIDAILDMGRTMVNVTGDLTGTAIVAKTEGELEKGILY from the coding sequence ATGGGGGTGCTTAAGAGATATTTGGAATATCCAGTTTTGCAAAAGATACTTATTGGTCTTGTCTTAGGTGCCATCTTTGGCCTTATAATGGGTCACTACGGTTATGCAGATGCGGTAAAAACCTACATTAAGCCCTTTGGAGACCTCTTCGTTAGGTTACTAAAGATGCTAGTGATGCCAATAGTCTTCGCTTCACTAGTTGTCGGTGCCGCAAGCATAAGCCCAGCAAGACTTGGAAGGGTCGGAGTAAAGATAGTCGTGTATTACCTACTAACATCTGCATTTGCCGTTACTCTAGGAATAATAATGGCCAGGATTTTCAACCCTGGAGCTGGAATACAATTAGTCGAGGCCGGAAAGCAATTCCAACCTAAGCAGGCTCCCCCATTGGTACAAACCCTCCTTAACATAATCCCAACAAATCCATTCGCAGCCCTTGCCAATGGAAAGGTATTACCGACTATATTCTTCGCGATAATCCTCGGTATAGCCCTGACGTATCTCATGAACAGCAAAGACGAGAGGGTTAGAAAGAGTGCTGAAACACTCTTCAATGCAATAAATGGTCTAGCAGAGGCCATGTACAAGATCGTTGCAGGAGTTATGCAGTATGCTCCTATCGGTGTCTTCGCATTGATAGCAAATGTAATGGCAAGCCAAGGTGTTAAGGTAGTTGGAGAGCTAGCGAAGGTTACAGTTGCAGTCTATGTTGGACTTGCACTCCAGATACTTCTAGTCTACTTCGTGTTGCTCAAGATATTTGGCATAGATCCACTAAAATTCATAAACAAAGCCAAAGATGCAATGTTAACTGCATTCGTAACTAGAAGCTCAAGTGGTACCTTACCGGTAACAATGAGGGTAGCCGAGGAAATGGGAATATCAAAGGGAATATACTCCTTCACGCTACCATTGGGAGCAACGATAAATATGGATGGAACTGCACTCTACCAAGGAGTTTGTACATTCTTCATAGCTAATGCCCTTGGTTCCCATCTAACGTTGGGACAACAATTGACAGTTGTTCTAACGGCTGTTCTAGCTTCAATAGGAACAGCTGGTGTTCCTGGCGCTGGAGCAATAATGCTGGCAATGGTTCTTGAGAGCGTTGGACTTCCATTGACAGATCCAAACGTTGCTGCAGCATATGCAATGATCCTAGGTATAGACGCAATCCTCGACATGGGTAGAACCATGGTCAACGTTACTGGAGACCTCACAGGAACTGCTATAGTTGCAAAGACAGAGGGTGAGCTCGAGAAGGGGATACTCTACTGA
- a CDS encoding methylmalonyl-CoA mutase, with product MTFDKEKLAKIREEEKRWEETTVKKFLEKAPERKEKFMTDDGFEIKRIYTPADLGEDWDYMEKLGFPGEYPFTRGVYATMYRGRIWTMRQYAGYATAEESNKRYKYLLSQGQTGLSVAFDLPTQLGYDSDHPLAEGEVGKVGVAIDSLWDMEILFDGIPLDKVSTSMTINATAANLLAMYILVAEKQGVPQHVLRGTVQNDILKEYIARGTYIFPPQPSMRLTTDIIMYCAENVPKWNPISISGYHIREAGATAVQEVAFTLADGIEYVKAVIERGMDVDKFAPRLSFFFAAHNNFLEEIAKFRAARRLWAYIMKEWFNAKNPRSMMLRFHTQTAGSTLTAQQPENNIIRVAIQALAAVLGGTQSLHTNSYDEALSLPTEKSVRIALRTQQIIAYESGVVDTVDPLGGAYYIEWLTDHIFEEALKYIEKIEKMGGMMRAIERGYVQKEIAEAAYKYQKEIEEGKRIIVGVNKFVTDEPIEVEILKVDPSIREKQIERLKKLRSERDNKKVEEALDKLRKAAEKEDENLMPYIIEAHKHLATLQEVTDVLREIWGEYRAPLIF from the coding sequence ATGACCTTCGATAAAGAGAAACTCGCCAAAATTCGCGAGGAAGAGAAGCGTTGGGAAGAAACCACTGTTAAGAAGTTTCTGGAGAAGGCTCCTGAAAGAAAGGAGAAGTTCATGACGGATGACGGCTTTGAGATCAAGAGGATTTACACTCCGGCAGATCTAGGCGAAGACTGGGATTACATGGAAAAGCTTGGCTTCCCAGGAGAGTACCCGTTCACCAGGGGAGTCTACGCAACCATGTACAGAGGGAGAATTTGGACGATGAGACAGTACGCTGGTTATGCAACGGCTGAAGAGTCAAACAAGAGGTACAAGTACCTCCTAAGCCAGGGGCAGACCGGATTGAGCGTTGCCTTTGACTTGCCGACACAGCTGGGATACGACAGCGATCATCCCCTAGCAGAGGGAGAAGTTGGGAAGGTTGGAGTGGCCATAGACTCCCTCTGGGACATGGAGATACTCTTCGATGGAATCCCCCTCGACAAGGTTTCCACGTCAATGACGATAAATGCAACAGCAGCAAACCTCCTTGCAATGTATATATTGGTTGCTGAAAAGCAGGGTGTCCCGCAACACGTGTTAAGGGGGACAGTTCAGAACGATATATTGAAGGAGTATATAGCGAGGGGAACTTACATATTCCCACCACAGCCCTCAATGAGGCTTACCACAGACATAATAATGTACTGTGCCGAGAACGTTCCAAAGTGGAATCCAATAAGCATAAGCGGTTATCACATTAGAGAAGCTGGGGCTACTGCAGTTCAGGAGGTTGCATTTACTTTAGCTGATGGAATAGAGTACGTTAAAGCGGTTATAGAGAGGGGAATGGATGTGGACAAGTTCGCTCCGAGGCTGAGCTTCTTCTTCGCAGCACACAACAACTTCCTCGAGGAGATAGCAAAGTTCAGGGCAGCGAGGAGATTGTGGGCTTACATAATGAAGGAGTGGTTCAACGCCAAGAATCCAAGGTCAATGATGCTGAGATTCCACACCCAGACGGCCGGTTCAACCTTAACAGCCCAGCAACCTGAGAACAACATAATTAGAGTTGCCATTCAAGCCCTAGCTGCAGTCCTCGGCGGAACTCAGAGTTTGCACACCAACTCCTACGATGAAGCCCTTTCACTTCCAACGGAGAAGAGCGTTAGGATTGCATTGAGGACGCAGCAAATAATAGCTTACGAGAGCGGAGTTGTTGATACTGTAGACCCATTGGGAGGAGCATACTACATAGAGTGGCTCACTGATCACATCTTCGAGGAGGCCCTCAAGTACATAGAGAAGATAGAGAAGATGGGCGGAATGATGAGGGCTATCGAGAGAGGATATGTCCAGAAGGAGATTGCTGAGGCAGCTTACAAGTACCAGAAGGAGATAGAGGAGGGAAAGAGGATAATTGTAGGCGTGAACAAGTTTGTCACAGATGAACCAATTGAGGTTGAAATTCTCAAGGTGGATCCAAGCATAAGGGAGAAGCAGATAGAGAGGCTAAAGAAGCTCAGGAGCGAGAGAGATAACAAAAAAGTTGAGGAAGCATTGGACAAACTCAGGAAAGCCGCGGAAAAGGAAGACGAAAATCTAATGCCTTACATAATAGAGGCCCACAAGCACCTCGCAACGCTCCAAGAAGTTACTGACGTTCTAAGGGAAATATGGGGAGAATATAGGGCACCTCTGATCTTCTGA
- a CDS encoding 50S ribosomal protein L40e: MARFPEAEARIFKKYICLRCGATNPWGAEKCRRCGYKRLRPKAREPRGGGR; encoded by the coding sequence ATGGCGAGGTTTCCTGAGGCTGAGGCAAGAATATTTAAAAAGTACATATGCTTAAGGTGTGGTGCGACTAATCCCTGGGGAGCAGAAAAGTGCAGGAGATGCGGTTACAAGAGGCTTAGGCCAAAGGCAAGAGAACCTAGAGGCGGAGGTCGCTGA
- a CDS encoding serine/threonine protein kinase, which yields MIIDEMINKIIDNLNKALGEHGIKVQKFLAKGTTSFVFLGEINGERVIIKYQRGDSPRRNFRREAEILKILEGQDITGRLILYGTIENREVLVREYLEGIHLITSDIEKHHIIKIGEKTYKLDKLGIDHGQIQGGKHILVSPTDIWIIDFEKASTVRRPKNLTSAMAMLFLGNNSISRRVISKFNLTGDFLKEMKDALRFYKKTKDPSRVFELLSTL from the coding sequence ATGATTATCGATGAAATGATAAATAAAATTATTGACAATTTAAATAAGGCGTTAGGCGAACATGGGATTAAAGTTCAAAAGTTTCTGGCTAAAGGAACTACTAGTTTTGTGTTTTTAGGTGAGATTAACGGAGAAAGGGTCATAATAAAATATCAGAGAGGTGATTCTCCAAGGAGAAACTTTAGAAGAGAAGCAGAGATTCTCAAAATTCTCGAAGGCCAAGATATAACTGGAAGATTAATACTTTATGGGACTATTGAAAATAGAGAAGTTCTGGTTAGGGAGTATCTCGAGGGAATACACTTAATAACCTCAGATATCGAAAAGCATCATATAATTAAAATTGGGGAAAAAACGTATAAGCTCGACAAACTTGGCATAGACCATGGGCAAATTCAGGGAGGGAAGCACATACTTGTGAGTCCGACTGATATCTGGATAATAGACTTCGAGAAGGCGAGTACCGTTAGAAGACCTAAAAACTTAACATCTGCAATGGCAATGCTATTCCTCGGAAACAATTCAATTTCTAGGAGAGTGATCAGTAAGTTTAACTTGACGGGAGATTTCCTCAAGGAGATGAAAGACGCCCTTAGATTCTATAAGAAAACTAAGGATCCTAGTAGAGTCTTTGAGCTCCTCTCTACTCTTTAA
- a CDS encoding alanine--glyoxylate aminotransferase family protein translates to MEFEEAFKEVYEMVKPKYKLFTAGPVACFPEVLEIMKVQMFSHRSKEYRKVHVDTVERLKDFLEVKKGEVLLVPSSGTGIMEASIRNGVTKGGKVLVTIVGAFGKRYKEVVETNGRKAVVLEYEPGKAVKPEDLDDALRKNPDVEAVTITYNETSTGVLNPLPELAKVAKEHDKLVFVDAVSAMGGADIKFDKWELDVVFSSSQKAFGVPPGLAIGAFSERFIEIAEKMPERGWYFDIPLYIKYLKEKESTPSTPPMPQVFGINVVLRIIEKMGGKEKWLKMYEERAKMVREGVKEMGLGILAEPGYESPTITAVLTPEGIKGDEVYEAMRKRGFELAKGYGSVKEKTFRIGHMGYMKFEDIQEMLDNLREVIEELKRKKGIN, encoded by the coding sequence ATGGAGTTCGAAGAAGCCTTCAAAGAAGTTTATGAAATGGTAAAGCCGAAGTACAAGCTTTTCACAGCAGGACCAGTTGCTTGTTTCCCAGAAGTTCTGGAGATAATGAAGGTTCAGATGTTCAGCCACAGATCAAAAGAATACAGGAAAGTTCACGTTGACACCGTTGAGAGGCTCAAAGATTTCCTCGAGGTTAAGAAAGGGGAAGTATTGCTAGTTCCAAGTTCAGGAACTGGAATTATGGAAGCAAGCATAAGAAATGGAGTTACAAAGGGCGGAAAAGTTCTTGTTACCATTGTTGGAGCATTCGGTAAGAGGTACAAGGAAGTCGTTGAAACCAACGGTAGAAAAGCTGTTGTTCTCGAATATGAGCCAGGGAAAGCCGTGAAGCCGGAAGATCTTGATGACGCTTTAAGGAAGAATCCAGATGTCGAAGCAGTTACGATAACTTACAACGAGACCTCTACCGGAGTTTTGAATCCATTGCCTGAGCTTGCGAAGGTTGCCAAGGAGCACGATAAATTGGTTTTCGTCGATGCAGTTTCTGCAATGGGAGGTGCCGACATAAAGTTCGACAAGTGGGAGCTAGACGTTGTGTTCTCGAGCTCTCAGAAAGCCTTTGGTGTTCCACCAGGATTAGCCATTGGAGCGTTCAGCGAGAGGTTCATAGAGATAGCAGAGAAGATGCCTGAGAGAGGGTGGTACTTCGACATACCGCTCTACATCAAGTACCTCAAGGAGAAGGAATCGACGCCGTCAACGCCACCAATGCCACAGGTCTTTGGAATAAACGTTGTGCTCAGAATAATTGAGAAGATGGGCGGAAAGGAGAAGTGGCTCAAGATGTACGAGGAGAGAGCTAAGATGGTCAGGGAAGGAGTTAAAGAAATGGGTCTAGGAATACTAGCCGAGCCAGGATACGAGAGCCCAACAATCACGGCAGTTCTAACACCAGAGGGAATCAAGGGAGATGAAGTCTATGAAGCAATGAGAAAGAGAGGCTTCGAGCTTGCCAAGGGATACGGAAGTGTGAAGGAGAAAACCTTCAGGATTGGACACATGGGATACATGAAGTTCGAGGATATTCAGGAAATGCTTGACAATCTGAGGGAAGTAATTGAAGAGTTAAAGAGGAAGAAGGGCATCAACTGA
- a CDS encoding ATPase, T2SS/T4P/T4SS family: MGVYIFTPEDLLRYGTITKEQLEILRREVENKGDIIIIGGTRAGKTKLIEAITFLIPEDWKIAVITAYNEFKPFKENIKVINTEFDGRSVESRTNDVIAEITKIDPDYVIIDVLHTINVAEVLRRLMDKYGFIVTSLALSRDISGEIKHWLKIDDELLKKFEIIVELYRDVKTGLRKVNAIYRIKDGKLEKIS; this comes from the coding sequence ATGGGGGTTTATATTTTCACTCCAGAGGATCTGTTAAGATATGGAACGATAACCAAGGAGCAACTAGAAATCCTCAGAAGAGAGGTTGAAAATAAGGGGGACATAATAATTATAGGGGGCACGAGAGCTGGTAAAACTAAACTCATTGAAGCTATTACATTTTTAATTCCAGAAGACTGGAAGATAGCAGTCATCACAGCTTACAATGAATTCAAGCCATTTAAGGAGAACATTAAGGTGATAAACACGGAATTCGATGGAAGGTCCGTTGAGAGTAGAACCAACGACGTTATAGCGGAGATAACTAAGATAGATCCGGACTATGTCATAATAGATGTCCTCCACACGATAAATGTTGCAGAAGTTTTAAGGAGACTTATGGATAAATATGGCTTTATAGTGACTTCTTTAGCACTATCCAGGGATATAAGTGGAGAGATAAAGCATTGGCTTAAGATTGATGACGAACTGTTAAAGAAGTTTGAGATTATAGTTGAGCTCTATCGTGATGTTAAGACTGGACTCAGAAAAGTCAATGCCATATACAGAATAAAAGATGGAAAGCTGGAAAAGATCAGTTGA
- a CDS encoding metallophosphoesterase, which produces MRVKLLPSKAVMLGKTLVIADIHIGFEEVALKEGVYIPKLLTEVIDTVKSEISRMNAERLVINGDLKHSFTPLKREFFEVGTFLKEISEVVSEIVLVKGNHDTGIEWIRRYGVEIVDSLEIGKWTITHGHRLVEGENFIIGHEHPSIRLRDEVGAVIKVPVFLKGENVIVLPAFSPWAYGNDLTINNPISPILQGKDIWGMEVVVSTGEEVLNFGKLGLLIEVMKRL; this is translated from the coding sequence ATGAGAGTAAAATTGTTGCCCAGCAAGGCTGTAATGCTAGGTAAAACCCTTGTAATAGCGGATATCCATATAGGATTTGAGGAGGTTGCCCTCAAGGAAGGAGTTTATATTCCCAAGCTACTCACAGAGGTTATAGATACCGTAAAGTCAGAAATCTCAAGGATGAATGCTGAAAGGTTAGTGATAAATGGTGATCTTAAGCATTCCTTCACTCCCTTAAAGAGGGAATTCTTCGAAGTTGGGACATTTTTAAAGGAGATATCTGAGGTAGTTAGTGAGATAGTTCTTGTGAAGGGAAATCATGATACTGGCATAGAGTGGATTAGGAGATATGGGGTTGAAATTGTTGATAGCCTGGAGATTGGAAAGTGGACGATTACACATGGACATAGGTTAGTAGAGGGGGAGAATTTCATAATAGGGCACGAACATCCATCTATAAGGCTCAGAGATGAAGTTGGGGCTGTGATAAAGGTTCCAGTGTTCTTGAAGGGTGAAAATGTTATAGTTCTTCCGGCGTTTAGTCCCTGGGCTTATGGAAACGACCTAACGATAAATAATCCAATATCTCCAATTCTTCAAGGCAAGGACATATGGGGTATGGAAGTTGTTGTAAGCACTGGTGAGGAGGTGCTCAACTTTGGCAAACTTGGTCTACTCATTGAAGTCATGAAAAGACTTTAA
- a CDS encoding acetamidase/formamidase family protein, protein MQGDGEVAGHTTDVTSETTVRVSVIKNLRLEGPILLPPEDDLPPLAKPWRKDEWENVLTLARRFGIEPEPVAPIQIIGSGPTINDAALNGFERAARLFGMSVEEVKNRVTISGAVEIGRLPGIVQVSIQVPLRILEKLGIDEIVVEHYNLPF, encoded by the coding sequence ATGCAGGGAGATGGGGAAGTTGCAGGACATACAACTGATGTAACATCGGAGACAACTGTTAGAGTATCAGTGATCAAGAATTTAAGGTTGGAAGGTCCCATTCTGTTACCTCCAGAGGATGACTTACCACCTCTTGCCAAACCTTGGAGAAAAGATGAATGGGAGAATGTTCTCACATTGGCAAGAAGATTTGGAATTGAACCTGAACCTGTAGCTCCAATTCAGATTATCGGTTCGGGGCCCACAATAAATGATGCAGCTCTCAATGGGTTTGAGAGGGCAGCAAGACTTTTCGGAATGAGTGTTGAAGAGGTCAAAAATAGGGTAACGATAAGCGGAGCCGTGGAGATAGGAAGGTTACCAGGGATAGTTCAAGTATCTATTCAGGTTCCTCTAAGAATACTCGAAAAACTTGGAATAGACGAGATTGTTGTCGAGCATTATAATCTTCCCTTCTGA
- a CDS encoding acetamidase/formamidase family protein, with the protein MIIPTIRGGHEVNVPVAVEGAEIGDAIAIKIERIRVLSKAASSGVDKPREGAYVGDPYVAKKCPVCNEPWPEFEVVGIGEDAIRCKHCGSPPLLSEWSMDTLWYLTMILGEEYMQEMPMQCREMGKLQDIQLM; encoded by the coding sequence ATGATAATTCCAACGATTAGAGGAGGTCATGAAGTCAATGTTCCTGTAGCTGTCGAGGGGGCGGAAATTGGAGATGCTATAGCAATAAAGATAGAAAGGATAAGGGTTCTATCAAAGGCCGCTTCTTCTGGCGTGGACAAGCCGAGAGAAGGAGCATATGTTGGAGATCCTTATGTAGCAAAAAAGTGTCCAGTATGCAATGAACCTTGGCCAGAATTTGAAGTTGTGGGTATTGGTGAAGATGCCATAAGATGCAAGCACTGTGGTTCTCCGCCTCTCCTTTCCGAATGGTCAATGGATACACTATGGTATTTGACCATGATCTTGGGGGAGGAGTATATGCAGGAGATGCCCATGCAATGCAGGGAGATGGGGAAGTTGCAGGACATACAACTGATGTAA
- a CDS encoding ParB/RepB/Spo0J family partition protein, whose amino-acid sequence MIRIISREEAFKRAEKIKRENELLYGIPFEIVHKYIRISDIIPTQRELDRRKLEIVIEKTIHGYDAPVIVLEYEGKYYLLDGHHRVYARYVLKLNFVEALVLRPLKPVKIKIEESVSKQGIRKIEDLTIK is encoded by the coding sequence ATGATAAGAATAATATCCAGGGAAGAAGCATTTAAGAGGGCAGAAAAGATTAAGAGAGAGAATGAGCTTCTATATGGAATTCCGTTTGAAATAGTACACAAATACATTAGGATATCTGACATAATCCCGACACAGCGAGAACTTGACAGGAGGAAACTCGAGATCGTTATTGAAAAGACGATTCATGGGTATGATGCTCCAGTTATAGTTCTAGAGTATGAAGGAAAGTATTACCTTTTGGATGGCCACCATAGAGTTTACGCTAGGTATGTTCTTAAATTAAACTTTGTAGAGGCATTAGTTTTACGACCATTAAAGCCAGTAAAAATCAAAATCGAAGAGTCTGTCTCAAAACAGGGAATAAGGAAAATAGAGGATCTAACGATAAAGTGA
- a CDS encoding DUF357 domain-containing protein, giving the protein MPERVVNVISKEKIEKYIDITRKALESIEVVVDEKSHLYVVAKDFLTMAKSYFEDAKYYYEKGDYVTAFAAINYAHGFIDAGVRLGVFKGENSKLFAFG; this is encoded by the coding sequence ATGCCTGAGAGAGTTGTTAATGTTATCTCGAAGGAGAAGATTGAGAAATATATAGACATAACAAGGAAAGCCCTAGAAAGTATCGAGGTCGTAGTTGACGAGAAGAGTCATCTTTATGTAGTCGCGAAAGACTTTTTAACGATGGCCAAAAGCTACTTTGAGGACGCAAAATACTACTATGAAAAGGGAGACTATGTCACGGCCTTTGCCGCAATAAACTACGCACATGGGTTTATTGACGCAGGAGTTCGACTTGGAGTGTTTAAAGGTGAGAACAGCAAACTATTTGCCTTTGGGTGA
- a CDS encoding DUF555 domain-containing protein, whose translation MGDYIVVLEAPIIVKDVESVEEAIEAAVNRVKSALEKEKLDFVRVELGYSKCPVCGTHFESAFVIGSVGLVGIYLTLKVFNAQSLEHAERIAKAVVGKALKKIPLKLFEIRELNNGRESGGVIAGEDNLEA comes from the coding sequence ATGGGGGATTATATAGTTGTTTTGGAGGCTCCAATAATTGTTAAGGACGTTGAGAGTGTTGAAGAGGCCATAGAGGCTGCCGTGAATAGAGTTAAAAGTGCTCTCGAAAAGGAAAAGTTAGACTTCGTGAGAGTTGAACTTGGTTATTCAAAGTGTCCAGTGTGTGGAACTCATTTTGAGAGTGCATTCGTAATCGGAAGTGTAGGTCTCGTGGGAATATACTTAACATTAAAGGTTTTCAACGCTCAAAGTCTTGAACACGCAGAGCGGATAGCAAAAGCCGTTGTTGGGAAAGCATTGAAGAAAATTCCACTAAAACTTTTTGAAATTAGAGAGTTGAATAATGGAAGGGAGAGTGGAGGAGTAATTGCAGGTGAAGACAACTTAGAGGCCTAG
- a CDS encoding tRNA 4-thiouridine(8) synthase ThiI yields MNSVIVRYGEIGTKSRQTRAWFERILVNNIREALIDEEVNYKEVFSKHGRVIVRTNSAERAAFVLARVFGIVSLSPAMEVDASLEKINKVALTIFRRKAREIGKERPKFRVSARRITKEFPLNSLEIQAKVGEFILSNEECEVDLRNYDIEIGIEIMEGRAYIYTEKIRGWGGLPIGTQGKMIGILTDELSALAIFLMMKRGVEVIPVHVKTDEKDVEKARELWNFLRKYSYGSKAQLVVVESEKKVINLIKDFGAKGVIKGIRPKDLGGEILEIHEDKAKFPVPVYYPLIALPTEYIEDLRGRLGL; encoded by the coding sequence ATGAACTCAGTAATTGTACGGTATGGTGAAATAGGAACAAAGTCGAGGCAAACAAGAGCGTGGTTTGAGAGGATACTTGTAAATAATATTAGGGAGGCTCTAATTGACGAGGAGGTAAATTATAAAGAAGTTTTTTCAAAGCATGGGCGAGTCATAGTTAGAACTAACTCAGCCGAAAGGGCGGCATTTGTTTTAGCCAGGGTGTTTGGTATAGTTTCTCTTTCTCCGGCAATGGAAGTTGATGCTTCACTTGAAAAGATAAATAAGGTTGCGTTAACAATTTTTAGAAGGAAAGCAAGGGAGATTGGAAAAGAAAGGCCCAAATTTAGAGTTAGTGCTAGGAGGATTACCAAGGAGTTCCCCTTAAATAGTCTCGAAATTCAAGCTAAAGTCGGGGAGTTCATCTTGAGTAATGAGGAATGTGAAGTGGATTTACGTAATTATGACATAGAGATCGGCATAGAGATTATGGAGGGTAGGGCATATATCTATACTGAAAAGATTCGAGGATGGGGGGGTTTGCCTATTGGAACCCAGGGAAAAATGATTGGAATTCTTACAGATGAACTTTCTGCCCTAGCGATATTTCTTATGATGAAGAGAGGGGTTGAAGTTATACCCGTTCACGTCAAGACAGATGAAAAGGATGTAGAAAAAGCAAGAGAATTGTGGAACTTTTTAAGGAAGTACTCTTATGGTTCAAAGGCTCAATTAGTGGTTGTAGAAAGTGAAAAAAAGGTCATTAATTTGATCAAGGATTTTGGGGCAAAGGGTGTAATTAAGGGCATAAGGCCGAAAGATCTTGGTGGTGAGATCCTAGAGATACATGAAGACAAAGCTAAGTTTCCAGTTCCAGTCTATTATCCTCTTATTGCCCTACCTACCGAATATATTGAGGATCTAAGAGGCAGGCTAGGCCTCTAA